TAGGAATAATCTTTCTAGAAATCATACCAGCCCAGAGCTGCTTGGCCTTCTCAATTTCACCTACCTTGCAGAACCCGTCAATTAAGGTGTTGTATGTCACAATGTCTGGCTTAATATTCCTTTGAGTCATTGCATCAAACAAGTTTAGAGCTTTATTCATATTTCCATCCTTACAATGTCCATGGATGAGTGTTGTGAAAGTATAAAAATCAGGAAAAACACCCCTTTTTGTCATCTCATGCAATAGATTGTCTGCTTCAGTGAGCATCTTCTCCTTGCACAACCCATTCAAAATGGTATTGTAAGTAACAACATCCATATTACATCCCTTTTCTAGCATTTCATCCCTGATCTTCAAAGCTTCCAACATCGCACGATTTCTGCAATACCCATCTATAAGAATAGTATAAATTACATTATCTGGAACCAAGCCAGCTCTCTTCATATTATTAAAATAGTCTAATGCCTGATCAAGATGTCTATTTCTACAAAATACCCCAATAAGTGAACTAAAGCTAACCAAATCCGGAATAACACCTCGATGCAACATTTCATTGAAAATGTCTTCAGCTTCTGATATATTATTTTTTCTGCAACTCTCAACAAGCAAAGTATTATAGGTAGTAGTATCAGGACTCAACCCTATCCGTAGCATctcatttaaaatttcttttgctCTTTCAAAGTTCCCTCTCTTGCATAAACCATACACAATTGAATTATAAGTAAAAAGGCCTGGTTTCAACCCTTTATTTGACATGGATTTCATCAACCCAAAGGCTTCTTCCAAATGCCCTTCACGGCAATACGCATTAATCATTGTATTGTATGTCACAATATCAGAATAAATTCCCTTCTCTTTCATTTCTGATAAAAGAGATTTAATACAACTGATCTTTCCATCTTTACACAAAGCATTAACCATAATATTTAATGTATAAACATTTAACTCAACCCCAGCTCTAACAACTTCATTATACACTTGCCAAGCcaaatcaacccatccaacctTCACTAATCCACCAAGAAGACTATTACAGGCATTAATAGAAACACAAAAACCTTTACTTCTCAAAATCATAAAGGCCTCGGATCCTTCTCTTAACTTCCTAGCTTGCACATAAGACctaattaacaaatcaaaaacaGAATCATTTGACCCAAAATTTCCACATGTGGAAACCAAAGACTCCACAATTTCAACACGTGAAACCCCACTTTTCCTAACCATCCTAAGAACCAAAGCCTGTGCATCAGGCAACCTTCCACATCTCACAAGAACATGAATCATTGCACTTAAGGACATCGAAGAATGCTTAAAATTCGAGCAGTTAAGCACAATAAAATCAACAAATCTTTTACCCAATTGCAAATTCTCACGGCAGTGCAAAAGAACCTCAACGACGATCAACGGGTTTATTCGAAATCGATAATTATGCAAAGAGTTCGCATTACCTTGCTTTAAACTGAACAGAATCTTCTCCACCATGAACGAATCCGGTTCCCCATTTGATGGGGTTTGTAGGGTTTGTAAAGTTCTAAGAAATTTGTGGGTAGGTGAAGTCTTGAGAGGGAGATTTCGAAAGAGTAGCCGTGACATGAGTGATTTTGCGTAGGTTTCAAACCTTTTGCATCAATTTTGCAAGCTGTTCAATCTGGCACTGCATAATCGAAGCTACATTAACGAAAGCAGCAAATATACGAATCAATTATACCATGTGCTTTATCAATTATCTTACAGTATAAAGCTAACAGACCTTTGGCTTACATTTTTTGTAGCTGAGATTGACCATTTAAGAACGGAGTCTGTGATGTCTACACGACTTGACACTGACAAGCATATGGCAGCTATTTAGATTCATTCCGATACGATTGGAGAAGGTCGTTACCACCGATTGAGCCAAAGGGATGTCCTCAAACAAATGTTCTTCATTTTACCCACAAGTTATGTAGAGCTCCTGATTTACCAGCTACGCccctataatttaatttaagttacAAATTGGTCACTGaattattgataaatttataatttagttactcaaatattaataaattcacaattCGGTCACtcctaatataatttaataaatttctaaTTGAAACACCAAATATATTTCTCTcaaccaaataaaaaattttaaattctatcaactaaactaaaaaaaaatcattctcaATAGTGTGTTAACTAGTATAAATATTTGAAGGAAATCAGCAAATTTGAGTAGTGATATGGGTTTTATCTTCTTCATTGATTTGGGCCTAACCATTGATATGAAAAACAATGCTTCGCAACCTTCTACGCAtcattattttatctaattaataGCCAAAGAGATTGTCTTGTAATTAAAgacttattatttcattttatatttcaTCAATTCTTCTTTTTCATGTATGCATAATTACAATTTTCGCTCTTAATCTTTTTGGAAATAATTAATTTagtcctctctttttttttcagccctcaaactattattattattttttaaattatccaTAATTGGATGGAAAAATTAATAGTATTGTTAATTTGCTTACGTGGATGCCACATGGATGGCCACATGTGCTACTTGCtggtaaattaattaaaattttcaaaaaaattgtaaaaattataaaaaaaggttaaaataaaaatattttggagagagaaaggaaaacaTGTCCTACAGGGCACATTTTCATTGATGTAATAGTGAAAACGTGTCCTGTAGATGCGTTTTCAAGAGAGAGAATAAAAATGCGTCCTATAAGACGTGTTTTCACTTTGgtaaaaattgtttttttcttcttcttttttccttacggttggaaattaaaagtttgtagatttatttttgtCCGTATTTGAGATACACATGGTTATAGTTTTAATGAATGTTTGAATTTACAGTAGTGTCATGGAGTTGGGTGACCTACAAATTTCATCTGTCATGTGAGTATGAAGTCATCAATTATGAAGCTGAATCGCTTTGCAACTGAAGGTCCCAATTGGCAGTGATTATACGGTTTGGGGTCAACGTGTAACTACggcttcaagtttacaaatgTTATGTTGTCAAGGGATGGAGCATAAATGGGGTCGTAGTTGACAGTGGTTATGCGGACACAACAACTAGTTTTCCCTCATTAGAGGAGGATGCTTAATAAAACTCAAACAAGCGTACGAAGAAGAAAAACGTAGTGGCCTTTTAGTATAATCAAGTATTTTGTTTTGTCCATGTCCACTAAAGGTGGTGACCCCATTATTATAACATGTGACATAATTGGGGTGTAACAAGTTTTATTAACAGGGTCACTACCTTTGGTGGACATGAACAAAACGAATTATTTGATTATACTAGAAGACTCTTGTGTTTTTCTTCCTTGCACTTCCGTGTGGGTTTTATGAAGCATGCTCCTCTGACGAGGAGAAAATAGTTGTCGTGTCCACATAACCATCGTCAACTAGTACTCTAGTTATGCTCTATCCTTTGACAACATAACCTTTGTAACCTTGAAGCCCTAGTTGCACTTCAACTTGAGACGATATAATCACCGCCAACTTAGACCTTGAGTTGCAAAGCGATCCAAATTTCTTAAATGATGGTGCCATACTCACATGGCAGGTGAAATTTTTAGGTTACCGAGCTCCATGACATCATCGTGAACccaaacacaatttaaaattatgaatatgtCTCCCTCAAAGCGAGagagaaataaatctttaaacccGAAAATTTCAACACAcaagtaaagaaaaaaataatttaggggAGACTAAGATGTAGGTGAGTAGAGGATGAAGAATGAGCATTTATATAAGGAATGCTTTCTCTCTGGTTATTTCAACCAAGCCAACTTGATTACTTCTGAGCACCTGTAACTCGGGATTCCCAAGATAAACTTGATTGGAGAAAATGTAAAAATCGCGAACTCAATGACTTTAGTGTGTCCACACAACCTGAGAGTATCGAAGACAAGAGCTAATGACTATATAGTAACTCATGTGGTGAAAACACTAATTGTCACgccccatatttttatttttaatttcttcaatTCATGTGCAAGCAAGTTAAATAACCTAGTGGTAACTGGCTTAATTAAATTCCCTAAGATCCTATGTTCAAATCCCCTTAcccaatattattattttttgaatttttagccTTAAAAAGGTTGGTCAACACCCCACTTGCCATCCACCCAAAGTTGCCATAAGGGAGAGATTCTTTCCTCTCTTAAGTTGCTTTCATTTCCTTTAATAGCGCATATTTTGCTCCTTATGTTCCCTTACCTGTCTTTACTTCCCCTTGAGCCATTCATTTCCACTTTTTCCTACTCCCCCATTGACCTTGTCGTCCCATGCACCTAGACACCCAAAATTCTGATTTACTTTTCATTTCAACTTTCTCTCAtccattttctctctttttctccttCTCTAACCATTATTTCTTTTACTATTTACCACCAAATCACCACCATTAGCCACAACATTCTCACCAAACCACTACTATAACACCACAAAAACTCATATCTCTTCCACGCCTCATTCATACATCATCATCGCTACACCACCACCGCACTGCTGTCATGTCGCCATTATTAGAATGTCATCATTAGTATGAGTCCTTAATAATGAATGACCTCCCTAAGATGTGATAAGTGGTCAGACCTTGTAACTGAGCAGATTAGTATGCCATCAAAGAACACTACAATGGATTTCCTTAGGAAGGGCTTAAACATAGCATTTTAttagagcttgaaagcttgatGGGGAATTCGTGAGGCCAAAGGGCATAACGAGGAATTCATAGTGGCTTTCATGTGTTCAAAAGGTAACTTTATGAATGTCTTGTTCCTATATTTGAATCTGATGGTAGTCAGACCTTTAGTCCAACTTGGAGAAAAATTTGGCCTATTCAAGCTCATCCAATAGCTTTTCTATCACTAAAATGGGAAATTTGTCCTTCATGGTAAGTTGGTTGAGCCATCTACAGTCAGCACAAAGCCTCCAGCTCCTATTTTTCTTCTTGGCCATGACAATAAGATAAGCAAATGAGTTATTATTGTCTCAAATGACTATTGCTTGTAACATCTATTGGATTAGCCATTCTGTCTCATTCTTCTGAACTGTTGGATAATGATGTGGTCAAATCTTCACCACTAAGTTCTCGTCCTTGAAAGGAATTCTATGATCTTGCAAACGAGGGGGAAGTAGCCCACTAAGTGCTTAAAATACATCAGCATACTCTACAAAGAGCTATTGCAGTTCTACTTTAGGAGCCTCGGCAACTACCGCTAATGTAGCTTGATTGTTTGAAGTCATGACTTCGAAACAAGGTCCTACTTCATGCCCTACCAAAGAAAAACACCTTGAGTATTGTGTAGCAGACATGATTTGAATAACACCAGGTATGATTCCTTGAAGAGTGAATAGTTTCCTTGGTAGGAAAATTACATTGTCAATTAAGCAAAGTTCCAAACTATAGATCCTAAGGATGACAGCCACTGAATCCCCAAAACAATATCACATCCCCTAAATAGTAATACCATAAATTAAGTGGCAAATTAGCTGCCTTGAGCTTTCCAAAAGACCACTCTATAAAGCCCATAGGTGGAAAATTTGCCCCCATCAGCAATGGTGACCTTCAGTATGCAGTAATGCTCTACAGGCAGAAACAACTTCCTCACCAGcttgacatcaacaaaattatgAGTTATGCCTAAGTCGACTAGAATAATTACGCAAGTGTTACCGATATAAGTTGCAATCTTCATAGTGTTATTCTGTAATGAAGGGCTTTTATCTTAAACCAAAATACATGAACAATTTCTCAATAATACAACTTACTAGCttagccttatacatgccacaataaaAATATGAATCCAACTATACCAGGTATAATGGATGATAATGTGATTaatatctctgacttcaagggatccttGAGTAAATTGGCAgtactgaaagaaaagggaaaagaaagaaagtaagcataaagcttagtaagttgcatataataAGTATACAACAACATTCTCACCATTTGCCATCAtgcttatagctcaaaggtaaacataacttaacttactcaagttttaatttctaaattaagCTTGTTTCTCATGCttatcatataggtacctgtaacactcgTAACATGGTTAccctttctttatcaaaattgaactacaactttcaccattgaaccgttTTGGgatactactggatattctatgaaccttcgACATGGGATAaattaccgatgccatgtcccagacatggtcttatactagctctcatatatgcatgttgatgcatgtcccagacatgtcttacactagcacaactcttagccgatgcgtgtcctaaacacgtcttacactggctatctttgtcgaggccgatgcatgtcctagacatgtcttactctggcactcataatatggctgaagcatgtcctagacatgtcttacactagcccttatctggatgccgatgccatgtcccagacatggtcttatactggctctcataGTACGGCcaaagcatgtcccagacatgtcttacactggcgtacaaatcacccaatgtcttggcacgaatatccaattcatatcctaaggttcaacaggatatttctactatctcaaatatCACAAGGCATTctcaatttataacttaacaatttgtacaatatcaattcaatgacaatatgaatacaagtattaacaatgtagttgtactatttacatacaacctACCTTGGACTACAAAAAGTGCTTGACTAAACGGCTTAATCGAATTGCTTggctttgcctcgatctaggcTCGGTcttggaaaatcttgatctatattaacaatatacatccttttagtcactaaacacaattaagcattcataaattcacaaatttggtaaaatgaccattttgcccttaggccttggcaaaatgaccattttacccctatgcccgaaaattaatttttatcgaatttattcatatttttagcctagctaaactctttttactactagaGCAATCCCAAATTGTCACTATATCACACACTTATTACTTAATTTGCAATTTATGCAAACTAggccctttaggtgttttcatgctaacacctttcacaaaagttgtttatagcacaactaggactcatattttccataaaaactcagcatatAACACAAATACATCtatggaaaaatcctaaactcttgactattttgtaagatatcaccctcatttgaaagctcatgcttcaagggtctcaaaaatataaaaatcttgaagaaaactcattaaaatcacttacttatgagtgctttaagttgctacagatttttgagctttcaaacccCCATTTTAGCTGATATTTTCGGTGgtagagaagaagatgagaaggtgatatcatcttttcttattttattagccaccaaacccaacccaacttggactttttgaccaatttgtctcccatggccggccaagcactcTAAAAAGATCTTAATTGCCCTTTAAATACTCCaaattttgattctctagctatttaacacatttgggtactaaaaggtaacttttgtcttttatgcgatttagtcccttatcgcaatcgagcttgaaaacattaaaattaactaactaaatttttcatgcactaatataatcatgctataatatcataattataataaaaataatttttatatcttcgtatttgtggtcccgagaccactgttctgactaagcacTAAATCGGGTTATTACACCATTCACCTACTCCAAACCAAAAGGCATATAACATGgtataaataggcattcaaaccaatcttaACCAAGCCTAATTCATGTTATTTCCATACTAAGAACTATATGACTAATTACATCATATTTTTCcaattcaaatcataccaaattcataTTTACAAATCACTTAACTAATTAACCTCATATATGCACTTTCTTACCTAAAATCACACGTATACCAAATcttcaaatttcaaccatatgGTACTCAAATTACCAATTCACAATAAATATCACATAGCAATTATCAACCACATAACAAAAGgctatttacatatatatacatctccaagtataccaaaataagccaaatcacatggctatatatataacCTAACATTTATTATTTACAATGCCAAAACAAATGACTAAATCCATTACCAACATAAAGATCATATTGACCACAACTCCTATACAAGCCATATAACTAAATACATAAGTTCAATAGTACCAAAATGATAACTCAATAGTGAGATGAGATCTCTAACGAATCTCAAATCCGAGCAAGCTTCGATATTCACTATAAACACgaaaaagtaaacagagtaagctataaagcttagtaagtttgtatactgataaactcaacttaccatacatacacaatttaagcaattaaacataacataatataattcatattgatccacaaacctatcatatattcattcacaaggttaGATATGAAATTCAAAAGTTTCTTCGATTCAATGCTTGTATGGTTCATGTATATACCTGTACAaactcgtatcaatctcatactcgtccatatccttgatatacccgttgaaccatttggaatactatcggatgcTCAgaaatctcgcaccctaagtactaatacatagccgaagctatcttaaTCTCATATATCATATAATACTCACTCTCGAGCTATAAACGGGTCTGCTTACACAAGTTGACGGTCACGACGTAGCTACACGGtactgttcacacaagctgacgagaatttgcaacacatgccggataactcagccatcggtaggacgtatggaccagcacccaaacacataacccctaatgacatgtcatttgtatcctaatctattcctaaggttcaactgagatttcACATTGCCGAATCTTCATTGAACATATCCGTAAGGTCGTATtcacaattaaattcaataataaagtatttaaaacataattatataaatacttattgtaacgcccccttacccaagaccgtcgccggagtcgagcatgagacattactaaacttattttagcatttaaacaagttcaaacaattctcgtagtaaactgtccatctgcatcacagtcgctaaaaaaattatatctcgagttacgaaactcaaaatcaaattccataaattttccctaaaactagactcatatatctacttactaattttttttctataatttttggtcagtccaattagtacagtttattagttaaagtctcccctgtttcagggtttggctactctgtgcactacgaataaaatttcttcctgtacagagatccaatgaccatgccgtttatttctcttaaaaatagactcaataaggaatccatacatataaagtgtgagtcctaattatttttacacaatttatggttaatttctaaagtcagaataggggatccaaaaatctctctgaccctgtttcactaaaacataaatatctcataaaataaaactcttttacctattttgtttcttccacatgaaaatagattcattaagcttcaattccatattttattcattatctaattctatctctattatttttagtgatttttcaaacttacgtcactgctgctgtgtgattctgttttatagccaattacaccattttatggatttccatagattagttagcacataaagcatatgtgttatcaaatataatcttgattagccactccaatagataatcattttcaaacatttccatgccatccatgagccatatcataagattatatacacaaaatgattataatgctatacatgccatattcccaaaatatacaagtcattataccgaaatagtttgttgataaTGTGAGCGCGCCTCCGACCGTTCTCGATCTCCTAACCGGCttgacaaaactacaaagaatagagaggagggagtaagcataattgcttagtaagttcacatgtaaatagcaagtaacataaccatgcaataatacgaaatccacatttgcataatatcaccaaagcattcatatcatatttctcattcatgatcctaccatattattgttatattgaagtctcaacccgagggttaagtacatacctatacaGAGTATCcgttccacaacacttaccaactaGTCACTTTCATCTCAagaattcttccatttcactagaactttacccattgaacacatcggaatataattcggatacatgaaaTCAAACTATCATAATTTcacccataatgaactcggaacgcaactcaacgagcttaggtgctcacatccataatgaactcggaacacaattcaacaagttcggatgcttgcatccataagtgaacctGTAacgcaactcaacgagttcggatgcctcataattctcacgaactcggaacgcaactcaacgagttcggatctcaatttcctagtgacatgtcacttgtatcctaatctattcctaatgttcaaacgggattttcctcgatcaTACtcctttgccatcttccacgaaatgtcgaaatcgatacttcggtgatagttcatactcatcaagtaattcacataattacatattattcaacaataaccacaaaacataacatttcatgataataataagcatcatatcatataaacaacattgaATTGCTTAAAACAACAATCATGTTACCTTATTTACTCATGAACTTGCCTCGGTACAAAATGTATAAAGGTTGCAATTTAGctcgaaatcttttcttttccccgatcaaggtcgattccacgtctttcttgatctataataaaacaTTTGACTTATTAATGTCTCACATTACTCAAATTACTCCAAAAACATCCTATggcaaaaattataattttacccctaaagtttcacaaaattactatttttcccctagctcggaaattaaacttcttcctattttcttatgttttatgacatgctgatcatttttcccttctatagcaacatcaaattcacactttatcacgtatttatgaacattagatatttttaccgattacgtcattttagttgtttttacgtaaaatcacttagcaaaagttgtttaacacaatctcaagcttcatattctaccataaaacatcaaaatttaggcatatcattcatgggtaaatttttaaatataaacctagctcaaaatattggtagaaataggtaaaccgagctacgagaatttcaaaaatatgaagaacattaaaaacggggctaggattgacttgcTATTGAGCTTAGAAGTTGaataaaccctagctatggtagcaagtaaattttggcagcaacatgaagaagatgaatggatttttgcttgatttttcccattttaattcattaaaatccaaatgaccaaaatgcccttccttactaaactttcaaaaattccatccatgtccaatttttgtccaaaaacttagaaattggtcaaattgctatttaaggcctcttaattaatattccaaagcaatttcatactagaaatttctagaatgcaagtttttcaacttattcaatttagtcccaaattaaaaattaagcactttatgcatagaatttcttcataaaactttcacacaatcatgcaatcatagcATAGACCTCaaagtaattataaaataattatttttatctcggatttttggtcccgaaaccactattccgattaggccgtAATTTAGGATATCAcacttattaacatacgaacttacctcattcacaAAATGACGAAATGGACCGACTAGTccaatactttatttttcccccgatctagatccgaacttaattttttttatctatatgtaatcaaatttagcttatttaatcaacattctattcaatttaaccccaAATGCATATTATGGCAACTTTActcttttgcccctaatatttcaacatttttacaatttagtccttagcttataaaaatacaaattcatgcaattaggtccctactcatgctagccgaattttctttATTACTgaagtagcccatatttttcatttatttcatatttctaccacaaaatttccacatttcacaaataaatccctaattgacaattttaccaaaaatcattttacaaatgttgtttatctaacaacaaccatacattttcaatcatcaaacatcaaaatactcatatattcatcaatggaaaaaatcgtaaacctttaacaattttgcaaattagtccctgggctaactagattaagttacaacgactccaaaaacatagaaactattaaaaacaggacaaaattACACTTACATGCACAAGGAGACTTGGTCGAACCTTGAAATCCTATCAATGGCTTTTCTCCCTTCTAAGTTCAGTTGAAGAAATGAAGAATAAATATGatagctttctttttctttctttaattttgatttattttatcaattacttatttaccctttacttaaacattaaaacatacataaataatgtccataaatgtccacttaaGCAaccaatgatctaattaccacataaatccctcaattatttaatttcatagccatttagtacctttagttaatagaactcaagttttgtaatttacgcgatttagtcatttttatcaaattgagtatttaaacgataaaatttcttaacgaaattttcacacaatcatactattatgctgtagacctcaaaataataataaaataaatattttgacctcgaatttgtggtcccaaaactactattccaatttgattaaaaacgagctgttacaccttttttaatcttttatatcAACTTTGGATATGGCTCTACTAGTAGCCTTATGACTATTTACACTAAGGTGAGATCCATTGCGAACTGGAGTGAAATTCGAGATAAGGCCAATTTTTGTGGTTTGAAACAAGGTTGAGAAACGAGGGTGTCCTCCAATGCCCACTAGAGAGTATTTCTTTT
The Gossypium hirsutum isolate 1008001.06 chromosome A07, Gossypium_hirsutum_v2.1, whole genome shotgun sequence genome window above contains:
- the LOC107953177 gene encoding pentatricopeptide repeat-containing protein At5g01110, whose protein sequence is MSRLLFRNLPLKTSPTHKFLRTLQTLQTPSNGEPDSFMVEKILFSLKQGNANSLHNYRFRINPLIVVEVLLHCRENLQLGKRFVDFIVLNCSNFKHSSMSLSAMIHVLVRCGRLPDAQALVLRMVRKSGVSRVEIVESLVSTCGNFGSNDSVFDLLIRSYVQARKLREGSEAFMILRSKGFCVSINACNSLLGGLVKVGWVDLAWQVYNEVVRAGVELNVYTLNIMVNALCKDGKISCIKSLLSEMKEKGIYSDIVTYNTMINAYCREGHLEEAFGLMKSMSNKGLKPGLFTYNSIVYGLCKRGNFERAKEILNEMLRIGLSPDTTTYNTLLVESCRKNNISEAEDIFNEMLHRGVIPDLVSFSSLIGVFCRNRHLDQALDYFNNMKRAGLVPDNVIYTILIDGYCRNRAMLEALKIRDEMLEKGCNMDVVTYNTILNGLCKEKMLTEADNLLHEMTKRGVFPDFYTFTTLIHGHCKDGNMNKALNLFDAMTQRNIKPDIVTYNTLIDGFCKVGEIEKAKQLWAGMISRKIIPNHISYRTLINGFCSIGHVPEAFRLWDEMVGKGIKPTLVICNSIIKGYCRSGDTSRADKFLSKMTAEGIVPDSITYNTFINGFVKEENMDKAFLWINKMENQGLSPDAITYNVILSGFCREGRMQEAEMVLRKMIEKGIDPDRSTYTSLINGHVTQDNLKEAFRFHDEMVRMGFVPDDKF